The Oncorhynchus mykiss isolate Arlee chromosome 20, USDA_OmykA_1.1, whole genome shotgun sequence genome includes a region encoding these proteins:
- the LOC118942082 gene encoding zinc transporter zipt-7.2-like: protein MVAFKFNFKGNCPLLSAVLKILFPAPSVIGQKQGNVADYQGHAADYQGHAADYQGHAADYQGHAADYQGHAADYQGHVADYQGHVADYQGHVADYQGHVADYQGHVADYQGQATDYQGHVADYQGQATDYQGQATDYQGHAADYQGHVADYQGHAADYRGNVGNF from the exons ATGGTTGCCTTTAAGTTCAACTTTAAGGGCAATTGTCCTCTGTTAA GTGCTGTGCTTAAGATATTGTTCCCAGCACCAAGTGTCATAGGCCAAAAACAGGGTAACGTAGCAGACTACCAGGGCCACGCAGCAGACTACCAGGGCCACGCAGCAGACTACCAGGGTCACGCAGCAGACTACCAG GGCCACGCAGCAGACTACCAGGGCCACGCAGCAGACTACCAGGGCCACGTAGCAGACTACCAGGGCCACGTAGCAGACTACCAGGGCCACGTAGCAGACTACCAGGGCCACGTAGCAGACTACCAGGGCCACGTAGCAGACTACCAGGGCCAAGCAACAGACTACCAGGGCCACGTAGCAGACTACCAGGGCCAAGCAACAGACTACCAGGGCCAAGCAACAGACTACCAGGGCCACGCAGCAGACTACCAGGGCCACGTAGCGGACTACCAGGGCCACGCAGCGGACTACCGCGGTAACGTAGGCAACTTCTAG